A stretch of Planococcus citri chromosome 5, ihPlaCitr1.1, whole genome shotgun sequence DNA encodes these proteins:
- the LOC135847961 gene encoding uncharacterized protein LOC135847961 produces MMETYRLIAVKFVLPLLMITCLVQASPWKSANSTEVSLDDMNISWPSENEIEACEKDVRKCAEFPQYPRIYIEELIRNGTILPQWFNGIEYNEGIGNASTNDDSFYYQPLCGSGSETLYPKGGKTSKGEFAYIIQMPDNGNYSHYRQGVEDANCENESNCTTKDNEKLTDVATGASKDYEYKCIKVICASSKFRGIDRNKNIVEDVRVNISCCCMCEYRKPKYSLVSIGN; encoded by the exons ATCACATGTTTAGTTCAAGCTTCTCCCTGGAAATCTGCCAACTCTACTGAAGTATCACTTGATGATATGAATATTTCATGGCCAAGTGAAAACGAAATTGAAGCTTGTGAGAAGGATGTTCGGAAATGTGCAGAATTCCCTCAGTATCCAAG GATATATATTGAAGAGTTGATAAGAAATGGCACCATCTTACCACAATGGTTTAACGGGATTGAATATAAT GAAGGAATTGGAAACGCCTCCACAAATGACGATAGTTTTTATTATCAGCCTTTATGCGGGTCTGGC aGTGAGACGTTGTATCCAAAAGGAGGAAAAACTAGCAAAGGAGAGTTTGCTTATATAATTCAAATGCCAGATAATGGTAATTACTCGCATTATCGTCAAGGAGTTGAAGACGCAAATTGCGA aaatgaaTCAAACTGCACCACAAAGGATAACGAGAAACTTACAGATGTAGCTACAGGCGCTTCTAAAGATTATGAATATAAATGTATAAAAGTAATCTGTGCATCGTCGAAGTTTCGTGGCATTGATAGGAATAAGAATATAGTTGAAGACGTAAGAGTTAATATATCGTGTTGTTGTATGTGTGAATACAGAAAACCAAAATACTCATTAGTATCTATAGGTAATTAG
- the LOC135848040 gene encoding uncharacterized protein LOC135848040, protein MLPKCVLNVAKCVSVFLLVALSSSMSIDSEIKIPLPNQAQIEACDHHFSNCEYFTTYPSAYMEKLIRNNSIKKEMLLGRGIKLMDETNLQNDQNDEFTPLCKIIKRMWQPQGAITKQGEFVYIVQMEVDGEQYYQSVKDIKCESKGGPCENGDGNLTINSSSSHGLVCRENDVTAAVVGVTPRGKVVRAEVGHSTCCSCRMKVLLPSTTKKSHFKELNVGRT, encoded by the exons atgttgCCTAAATGTGTGCTCAATGTTGCCAAATGCGTGTCAGTATTTTTATTG GTCGCCTTATCGTCATCTATGAGCATCgattctgaaattaaaattcccTTACCAAATCAAGCACAAATTGAGGCATGCGAccaccatttttcaaactgtgaatATTTTACAACTTATCCCAG TGCATACATGGAAAAATTGATTAGGAATAActcaataaaaaaagaaatgctGCTTGGAAGAGGG ATTAAGCTAATGGACGAGACAAATCTTCAAAACGATCAAAACGATGAGTTTACCCCATTGTGCAAGATTAtt AAACGCATGTGGCAACCACAAGGGGCAATAACCAAACAGGGAGAATTCGTTTATATCGTTCAAATGGAAGTAGATGGTGAACAGTATTATCAATCTGTAAAGGATATTAAATGCGAAAG TAAGGGCGGACCTTGCGAAAATGGTGATGGGAATTTAACGATAAATTCAAGTTCATCGCATGGTTTGGTATGCCGTGAGAATGATGTGACAGCCGCTGTGGTTGGCGTAACTCCAAGGGGAAAGGTCGTACGTGCTGAAGTTGGGCATTCCACCTGTTGCTCCTGTCGAATGAAAGTGCTGTTGCCGagtacaacaaaaaaatctcactttaagGAATTAAACGTAGGACGTACATAG